The Quercus robur chromosome 3, dhQueRobu3.1, whole genome shotgun sequence DNA segment ggtgttcatggtgGACGCACAGAGGTGAACTGTGCTTGCCCAcgaagtctttctcctcggcacggactgggaggctctggttcttagccttccccccccccccctctttttggcttgcttccttctccttttatactagccttagcctccctccaacgtccacgtgtaggttcagctttttaaggctgatacttgtcctatcagcccatacccaaagtggttaggagtggttgtaaaagctgaaatgCATTGCTCTGTCAAGCACAGAGTACTTAATCGCAGTAATGGTAGCCCTtcccttgtcctttgtcgccacactgttcaggggtcctttccccaTCAATGCAGAGGTGTTTAGCTTTTCCATGAACTGTTCCTGTACCgtacttgccctttcttttagaAGCGCTTTGGGATGTCGAGGACAGAATCGTTCTCGACTATATCtttaggccatttggactttcgttgtATGTCCTCGACAATATCCCTCCTCGACTCAGGCTTTGAGCCCTAACGTAAAGTGGGCCAAGGTcacaagttctctggccccacaattatTATAGGGATAAGGGACCCAAGAATATATGTTGGGTCATGGGCCTTGTCTGAGGACGCTTAGTAGTCCGAGGACAAATAAACAGTAATAAAAATGTAAGACTCAGAACTCCACGAGCAAGCTACAAATGAAAAGGATGGGGAGGGTAGGGCGAGGAGGAGAATCTCTTTGGCTAAACGAAGCAGAAATCAGAAGGTGTGTTTTGTCATCCAGAGTAACATTCCAGAaaattctattgataaggatatgCATTATGAACGTACAGGACAAATGGGAGTTAAATAACTaagttaaacaacttgtgttttaaggggtctaaaaacgtacaatttttatctctctatttttacaaatatataattttattatttttggtgtctttatatatatatatatatatatatatatatattttttttttttttttttttttttgaaggggtctatattcttctaactattgttattatgcattatatttttctaatttattttggtacaaaatttttaagtttcaaatttctcattctcttaaatagattatcatgataattaaAACTTATCATAAAATTACATAGGGACTAAACTTAGGGACTAGGGTCTAGGGTGACAATATTGTTGGGTTAGTattgaatggaccaaatagattGAAATATTGAATGGACTTAAGTAAATATTTCGGTCTATTTGGTCTATTTGTTTATTCTTAAGTAAATACACCAAAGTGGACTGACTAACatgaaccaaagtggaccgaatagaccaAATCAGATTGAATTTAACTATAATGGATCGAATAGAACCGAAATGGACCAAGTGGACCAAATGCCGTACCATAACCAATAAACATaactccaaaaattaataataataataataataataataataaagtgatgTAAAACCATAATCTGTGATATATAATGTATTCCAATGTGATGGAAATGATTTGTTGTTAAAGTAACATCAATCAGATTTGTTATCACATTAATATTCTTAACTAAATTATTATGCATGATTCTATGTGCCTGTTGAATCAATACCATATAGAGAAAGTTGGTACACCACAAAAAAGCATATCAGGAAAACTATTTGCATGtaatattttatacaaaaaaaaaaaaaaaaacctttgtgAAGAGCTTTTATAATCTCTATCTCTTGAAGTTGATGAAAATGACATATGGTTCTTTACAAAATTGAACCCTTCAATCTAGTCTTGAATATTATATTAGcatacatatatgtatacaatagtgaaatgagatttttttttcaggcgattttaaacaataaataaataaatggtgtACGTATACGCCCAATGTATTTgtattacatatattttcaattataaGTTACATTTATAATGCAAGTGTTATGTTATGGTACAGTGAAaagtaataatcatatcatgaTTGATAAGTTATAATTAGTTTTGAGAAAGATTAAGGCATAAtgcatatattaatatttatacacatttgtttttgaaagaatggaaaaaaaatgatgacatgACCACTGATGTGGAGTAGAGGGTTCGCATGTGTGGTGTGACTATGTTGCATGCtatgaggaggaggaggaggaggtgagGAAGGGACACGTTCTCAATTTGTGTTCCATTTATGGATGTTTGGTTGGTTTCTACTGTAACCAAGAGCCAGAAGCAAAACACTAGCtgtttattaaagaaaaaccagGACTATACAAACTGCATCACAGCCCCAACTAGAGATGCGACAAAGAGTAACACATGGAACAACAAGAAGCATATACCAAGAGTCTGAATTAATCACAAATCAGCTTTAAAATTCATTCAGGAAATCTATTGAGTGTGCAAACATACATTGAAATACCAACTAGTTTGTGGAAAGATCAATTGTCTGATTATGTactcacgtttttttttttttttaatagatgatTATGTACTCACGTGAACCCTCAAAGTATGTATTACAATTTCCATACTTAGAACCGttaccaagaaaaaaataaataaataaaagagattttATGGAATTCATGCTGAAATTACTTTGTAGATGTCAATGAATACGGTTGGTAAAGTCTATTATCACTGCATAATGGGAGGCTCCCATTGTGTAGTCTATTGAGTGTGCAAACATACATTGAAATACCAACTAGTTTGTGGAAAGATCAATTGTCTGATTATGTactcacgtttttttttttttttaatagatgatTATGTACTCACGTGAACCCTCAAAGTATGTATTACAATTTCCATACTTAGAACCGttaccaagaaaaaaataaataaataaaagagattttATGGAATTCATGCTGAAATTACTTTGTAGATGTCAATGAATACGGTTGGTAAAGTCTATTATCACTGCATAATGGGAGGCTCCCATTGTGTAGTCTATTGTCCCAATAAGCCTTCAATgaactgaaaaaataaaataacttttgtttAGCTCAAAAACTCCGCACACATTATTGTTCTGTTGATAGTTTCCAAACATGGCGATAGAAGCTATATATGCTAAGGCTGTAAATGAACATGGCTTGCAGGGGTTACATTTTATCTCAATCTGCACATCTTTGTGGTTTTCTTTCAAAGCCAGAATTGTCAACACTCCATCTTTAAGTTTCTGTTAGGTAAAGGTTGCCAGCAGATTGATTATTATGCTTATAATCAAAGCagcagtttttaaaaaaatttttcatcATGTAAAAGAAGACTGCTTGTTGATTTTAATCCCCAACTTGGCAAGGAGCACAAAGGTTAAGGCGCATGTGAAAATTGCAGGAATGAGTCTTATTGCTTGCTTTGTACATTTGTTAATGCTTGTGGTCTGTTACTGGTTCTAGCTAGTATCATACAATGTCTGTTTTATCTTTATCAATACCCTAAAAATTGCACTTAGGTCTATCACCAATAGATAATTACAGATTCTGTTACTTGTTAACTTGTTAACAAGGCTTCTAATGGTAACACTACATACTCATGGGCTGTTTGTAACAACTAGCTATTATGTAGTCAAGTTCGGAGAGAGTAGCAGCAATGACTTGTTTGAGAACTTGAATTTGCTTCCTGTATGCCGGTCCTAAAAACAAGCTCTATCCGACTTTGGCTAACCTCGCAGAATTTACTGAAGTTGACAAGCACTAGCAGAAAGATTAGGCTATGTACATCTGATATTTGCAACAATATGCTAATCTGGACCCATTTCCAAAGAAGCAGGCTCAGTCGCATAAGCTTGGATTAATCAGAGTTGCTTGTGACTTTTATCCCCAAACACCTTGGTGGAAAGTCTCATGTGCAATGCCAGTAACTAAGCAATACGCAGCTTTAAAAGGAAATCTAGCTTCATTCTACTTTAACCACGACATCTACATGAATAGTATAAGTGTATAACTGTTGAAGAGCCTCCCCAGTTATGATAAGCAACTTAATAGATGCTCGTGAAAGTAACTTGCTAAAGAGCTAATTGCAGGCCTTATAGGATAGTGGTAATGAATCAGTTCAAAGTTATTATCTCTCTAAAGCAAGTAAAAAGACAACACAAAGTAAGAGTAACCTTTTTGGAAGAACATCAACCTTGTATCCGTAAACTTATCATAAGACATTGCAGAAAATCTACTAAATATACATAACCATTGGATACATTTTACAGGAGACAAGATTTAACACATATCTCAGATTATACATCCATTGACCTTGTGATATTCAATGGGATTTCGTTGTATTTCCTTCTTGAATATATGCAGATTCAAGAAAAGAAGGCAACACAAGAGGAGAAAGTAGAGGTATGGGTTCTTTACTGTGATAGAATGAATTCAATGAAGAAGATGACGATGAAGAGGGATTAGAACCACTCACAAATGGATTTGGTGCACCATTGCATGCTGTAGGGACTCTTGGCTTTAGCTGGAGAGGGCAGGGAGCTTGCCTTTGTAAACGGCGGCTTAAAGATCTTCCAAATACAAAGTCATCCTTATGAACACAAGTTTGGAAGCCAGGAAACTCAGCACTGGAGTCCTCCATTGTGTTTTGTGTTGcctttttttaatgttcttgAACCTCCTTATGTATTCTCTTAATAGTAGGCTACAGGGAGTGTGACTGTGAGAGTTAGATCTCAAGGATGTAAATTAATGAAGCGTAGTTTAAATGGATTTTACTAGCTGCATTCATTTAGTATTCTACCCTGAAATTTACTCTGTGGACTTTAACTGATAATTGCACTCTTATGGGCCCGTAATTGGCCAGCACGAGAATGGCATTTCATATATATGTGGATATAGCGAATCATCTTATATTAACAAAAGAGcctgaataaaatatataggcCTAACTATTGTGAAACCATTCATGTGAGGGAGGGTAGCTCAGTTTGCTGTGTCCTCAAGAAATTTGCAATTGCCTATCCATTTCCATGTGAAAGAAGAATCAAGGCACAcattaaaatccccaatttGAATGACAGCAAGAAGCACATGATGACACTTTAATTAGTGATTCACTGCCTTCCCATCCCCAAAATAACTTTTAGGAAGTGGGTAACATGACttgatttctttatttcaagattTGACAGAATCATGGCCATTGTTTTATGATATAGTACCATGTGCTATTAAAGTTTATTACATTATATCTTAAAATCATGGTCATGATTTGGCTATGATTATCATGCCAACCAAGATGATCCCAGTAAACTGCTGACTTGCTGACTAGTCCatgcaaaacacaaaacactaGTGATGTATCAGTTCTGTGCACGTCTgtctattttttctctttcttttgccTTGCAAGACGCTTGTATgcaaatttaatataaatatgttTAAGCCCATTGGCTGATTTTCTCAGGGATACTTACTGGTTAATGTAAGTAATACTGCCATGAccacaacattttttacaacaacTAAGtcgatatattattattaattcttaCATGGGAATACCATTCACATCGCTTTATTTGTACTCAATAACTTGTCAACTCAACcattctggaaaaaaaaaatttgtgagagCAGTTAGTCTCTTTGGACTTGTTGGCAGTGTAATTGGGGTAGTTCTGAAATTTATTAGAAGACAACTGTGATTTTGCAGTGAAACCAAGTGCCATCAGTAAGGAGCCACTTACAGCTGCTAAAAGCTACTGATAGATTCTTACAGGACCGACCCACACAGCACAAAACATTAATATCTGCATGTAACACTATCCGAGAGAACAGTGCATGTGCTGTGTGTTTAAATTAGATGTTTCAAGTGCAACTTGAAATCGTggcagaaaaaagaaattgcaaaTGAGGTCAATTCTTTGTACTATACAATTTTGACAACAAATATCATACACTGTTTTAACTCTTTTTAAAAGAAACCTAGTGCTAATTTTGATTAGATTTACCCAATGATCCTtcttaaaaatcataattttataaactatGATTTACTTCTAAACAAATAGAATCATTAGGGATGCAGATTATTTTCCCTCattaatgttttatattttccttcttttactcTTTGGCCAGAAGATAGGattgtttttcctttattaacaatttttctTGGTGGCTCATGTAATCAACAAGAGTcgacaaaaaaaagagagtaagatTTATAATGTTCATCTTTATCTATACAAAAGCaagtgattttttctttttgctgaatAATCATTTGTGGTTACTTCAGAAAAGTATTTTCTCTACTGAAATCAAATCATTTGTATCTTAAACATCTTTGGATTGATAAGGACAGCCACATATTGATTACCTACAAAGTTCCAATTTCTTAGCTACTTGGTTATCCATCTATCTTTATTTCCTATTGAGGTGGCAGCTCCTGGATCTGGTTAAAAGAAGCCATGTGGAGGCACCCCCACATAACACACCAATCGACGAATCATGTAGGTGGTGATGAGAATAAAGAATGGTAAGGTGTGGGCACAAATTCAAAAAAGAGGACAAATTTTCCCCTGCCTTTTTCTATCCATATTTTTtgttgggcctttttttttatgccttTTTGAGCTTTCAAACTACATCACCTTCCTCTCATCAGTCGGTCAAAAAGAATGTTCACACTGGCTTTGGATTGGACTTGAAGGATTTGGGACTATTTCAATTTGGAAAAGAATTATTGGTGAACCATTACTATCAAGATGGGTTTTGGAAAGCAGGAGACACTTTTATCGTTGATAGAAGAAACATACATATTACCAAATCATTTCAGTGCTAATGAGGATTAGAGCCAAAAGAATTCCAACCTGAttctataagaaaaaaaagtggacTTTCAAAGTGTTGAACATTTCAGTGCTAATAATTCAATATTGGCCCCGCCCTTCAACAACAAACCAAATGATTTGTTCCCAAACCAGACCCAACTCTAAAGTGCCTGTCTTTGTCAGAGAGTGATATTAGAGAtcccaaatccaaattttagGTAGAAAATTGAATATTAAACCCCAAGACTATAGAAAGCTAAGCCGCCACTCAAATAGCCCATCCAACGGGAGACATAGGGCCATAGGATGGTCAAGGTTTAGAAGCTTTAgtccacaaaaattaaatttcttagtgGCATCTTTTTCATTGAGAAGATCTTTCAACGAGCTTTTCAATAGTATCATAACACTTTCACAAAAGGAAGCTTCAATTTTGTGGACAATAATCCAAAATTAGAGTCAAAAGTTCTTTTAAcctatctataaaataaaatatcaaaagaCGAGGGTATAGAATAGCAACTAAAATAATAGCACAAGATTAGATGAGGGCAGCAAACAATTATGTACATTAGGTTAACTGCTCGTTCCATGGTCATTACACGAATTAGATTTTAAACTCTCCTTTGATTTCAAGAATCCAACAAGAGGTTAGAGTTTCAGTAACAAATAAAGGTCAAGGCAGGACAAGTGGTATTTACAAGGATTTGGCTTTCCTTTCCTCCTTTGAGATATATATGTTCCTAAATTTTGAGTCACAGGTCCTCTAAAATGGTTGGCATTTGTATTGGAGTATTGAAGTTGAGGGGTTTCAATTTACAAGTGAGGTGAGGTATGATCAGTTGTTTCTCAAGAATAGGACCTAACCAAGCCGAAGTTAACAAAGGATCGAGACTTGAATAGACCACCAAAGAGGAACCTGGTTGGAGACTCTTGAGGACCATTTTTTAACTCTTCAGGGCTGCCCTTTACTTTTAGTATAGTCTGTCCAATTGCTTGCCGGATAGAATCTATGGTCTTAGAATCGACAGGGTACCCTGATGCATCACGAACATAGAATGTATTAAGAGCTTTGCCTGCTTTGGTTGTAACTTCTGCTCTGATAACAGTGAGGCTATTTTCTCGGAAGATACGAGTGACATCAGATAGCAGCCCAACTCTGTCAGTAGTGCAGAGTTCTAGCTTTAGACCCTgaatgaggaagaaaaaaaaattaagagccTACAAAATGAAAGAAGTCTCTCAAAGGAACATTACAACAACCAAAGATATCcagattgaatttgttttcagCTGTTTTTCGCAGGAACTGAACTAGAAAACTATGCTTTGTACAATAAAGGCAATGATAGACTAAGCACTATATACAATAAAGCATAATCATACAAACAAACAGGCAGCAACAGTTCTTAAGAAAGGTCTACATATCATGCttttaataaataacaaaatttgaaTCATAATTATAAGATTACCAGTTCCTTTCAGTTACTCCccttaaaaatttaaacaatcaCTCATTTACAAGTCGCAGATGGTAATTTAAGTAGAAATGGGGACCTTGTTCTATATGATTGTAATACAGAccaacatttttgaaaaattaatactGACTGACATCATAACCATTACCATGACCTCTAAATTTAAACAGACTGAATTGCATGTATAAGCTacaaaattaagtaaaaatcCTGGCCCCAGCCCAAGGTTAAAAACTAGTAATATGTTCACAGCATAATTATTCTGGAACATTTCACAACATAACTCAAGATGAGAGTTACAAATTCCCACCATATTATAGAGCACTCACCTCAGATACTCTTCTCTCGATAGCTGCTTCAAGACATTGtatcactctttctctctctgcatCTGACTTTACAGGGGACCCATCTATGTGTCTGATATAATATTCCTGCAAATTCATGCATAGAAAGTTAGCAAAAATGCTagtacaaacaaaacaaagccaGCCAATTAAAAGCTAACCCCAATCTGCACCAGCAGCAATGGATGGCATACCTGATAAGCTTCTGGACCCTCAGCATTAATACTAGCATGAAAAACCACATATTGCATGTCTGTCAATGTGCAAACAGTATCAAAGAGAAGCTTTGGCCTATCTTTACTCTGGATGGTAACCACAGAGTAGTATTTGTCATGCCAATTGACAACATTCACATTAGGTCTTTTGTTCTCATCCAAGGCATCATCGTCAGCTCGTTCATAATCCCTATCATCAAACATCATCTGGTGAAGCCGTCTTGCAGTGTGTGTGATCCCATGAGACACCACAGTCTTAGCTTCACTGGATTTGCTGCTGCCCTTAAGTACATTACAAAGAAGTTTCTTAATCCTAGATAGCCTCTCGGGGTCAGTAATTGCACCCCCCGTCTCCTCATCAGTCACATGCATCACAGATGCAGCTCGGGTGTTGTGAGTCCAGACCTCTGCATTCACTACATTGCATTTAAGATGTGTGAGCACAGCAGACACTTCAGAAAGTAGTCCTGGTCGGTCACatccagttagctcaattgcAGTGTGATCCATGGAGGGCTTAACCCCAACAGATCTCATAGAAGATGTAAAGCATGATTCTGGCCCTAAAGACTGAAGATGAGCACAAGTAATCAGCTGGCTGTGTACAATATTTAAAACCATAGAAAAACTCAACTCAATATTAGTACAACAACTCACCTTTAGAATATAATCTAAAATCCCTTCGTCTGTGACCTTATTTCCCTCTTGATCAGTGACattgaaaactaataaaatagaaagTCACAAAATCAATTTTGATTTCCAGGTacataaaaagccaaaaaaaagggaaaaaaaaggacatGTATTCACTATTCCTAGTCATAGAAGCAATTTTAAAgattctaaaaagaaagaatctTACCATCCATGAACCATCCACCATCAGAGGATATGTAAGCTTTAGTTATGATGAGGTTAAGGTCAGTAAGGACTTGTACAACTTCGAGAAGTATTCCATGTTTGTTTGCACTGTCAACCTGCATCATAAAATGGAATAAGTACcaaaagattctaaaaattaaaaattaaaaagccaatAAAGTACAACAAAGAGAAACAATTTGAAAGCCATACCCTTATCACTGTTGCATTCTTGCAGGACTCATTATCAATTACAACCCTGAAAAAAATTGGACAAAAGCACAAacgtgtaaatttacatggaATGGGTCAGATTTAACGGCTGGTTTCAGTGACATACAAGAAGAGTAGAAAAGTTACATACCTAGGTGGGTTCATTCTCCTGAAGAGTTTCTCATACTCATCATCCATGTCATTTGAAAAGCTCATGTTGACCTCCGAAATATAAGCTGTGAGAATAAGAATTTTAACCAATCAGATAAGAAAAGACATTTTTTAGAGAACCACCACAACCAATCAAAAATAGATACTTGGATTCATAAAaatttatcctttttctttttaaaacaaaaaccccaTAAGCCAAATCCTTTCAAGGAGTtcattagagagagaaagagagagagagaaaactaagCAATAATGAAGAGCTAGAAAAATTCTAGAATTGCCCAGATACCGAGAAAGGAAATTAAGCCAGTCCAGTTCCACCTAAAAAGTTGGTGGgggcgtgtgtgtgtgtgcgcgtaTGTGCTGGTGCCTGGTAGgctttaatggttgagatttttgtaaaaaaacaaagatgaaaaaataaaaaataaaaaaccattaaCCCACCACGCCATTGAAACACAAAAgctagaagagagagagaatcaaacACAGATTCCACCAGCCAGAATCTTAATTAAGATTGCAGAGAACACATAACtaacaaaattcaaagtttacaaccccccaaaaaaacaaaatccgaGGAGCCAAAACTAAAGCAGAGAagcaaaacaaagcaaagaaaTTAGCTTTAATGAAACACCCAAAAACCATAAACCTATGCATATTTCCCAGTAGGTACAAAACCCCAAAAGCAAACAAAGACTAATTACTACTTACCAGTACTACATAGAATGAAAGGAATACCCAGAAGGAGAGACAGAAATCCAAGAACAGAGCACGAGAAACCAAAAAGATAGCAAAAAAAAACAGAACGTACCCATTATAGTTGTTGAGGACTTGTGATCTGCCACAGCAAAGTTTTCTTGGTTCTAATAAACACCAAACTCTCTTTGTGAGGTATTGTATTTGTGCATAAACAAAAGCCACAGTATATGTGTATTTATAAGCCAACCCAGAGATCCTGTAACACCTCTCTCACTAAGGAaacaaagtatttttttttatatatataattctctgcttttatatataaatattttttttctaaaaatataaatatctattCTCAAAGAATCAGACCCCTCTCCCCGACACGATGCTCCAAAACCCTGAAACACCAAAAAAGTACCACGTCACTCTCTATctatatttctctctctaaaccctctctctctctctatctgttttccaaaaaaacagagcaagGAAACACACACAAGGCGTATTTTAGGAAAAGTGTATGGGGTGTGTGATAGAGTGCGCTGGTTggcttgaattttctttattattattctgTGGGTGTAAAAACTagtaataaaaaactaaaaacgaAAAACTAACCCACGTGTTTGTCAATAATCAAGAGGGAAAGGGTAAAACTAAAAAGGGGAAGgtaaaaaaagagtaataatAATGGCTCCAAGGTTTGTGGAATGAAACTATTGGACCCGTTGTCCAATTAGTGCTCTCTTTCTTTAACGGTTGTTTTGTCACCCATAGGACTCCCCCGTATTTACCATCACTCAGAATTAATTACCGAATGTTAATTACTTTTCTCCTCTAAAAGACAAAACGCCAAAATGTCAATAACGGTTAAAAATAAATTGCGGGTTAAGCGACTGTTTGGGATTGTTGTTGGAAGAAAAGTTGTAGACTTATGATAATAGtctagtttttgcaatat contains these protein-coding regions:
- the LOC126716464 gene encoding uncharacterized protein LOC126716464, which gives rise to MEDSSAEFPGFQTCVHKDDFVFGRSLSRRLQRQAPCPLQLKPRVPTACNGAPNPFVSGSNPSSSSSSSLNSFYHSKEPIPLLSPLVLPSFLESAYIQEGNTTKSH
- the LOC126719076 gene encoding ACT domain-containing protein ACR4-like isoform X2, which gives rise to MAYISEVNMSFSNDMDDEYEKLFRRMNPPRVVIDNESCKNATVIRVDSANKHGILLEVVQVLTDLNLIITKAYISSDGGWFMDVFNVTDQEGNKVTDEGILDYILKSLGPESCFTSSMRSVGVKPSMDHTAIELTGCDRPGLLSEVSAVLTHLKCNVVNAEVWTHNTRAASVMHVTDEETGGAITDPERLSRIKKLLCNVLKGSSKSSEAKTVVSHGITHTARRLHQMMFDDRDYERADDDALDENKRPNVNVVNWHDKYYSVVTIQSKDRPKLLFDTVCTLTDMQYVVFHASINAEGPEAYQEYYIRHIDGSPVKSDAERERVIQCLEAAIERRVSEGLKLELCTTDRVGLLSDVTRIFRENSLTVIRAEVTTKAGKALNTFYVRDASGYPVDSKTIDSIRQAIGQTILKVKGSPEELKNGPQESPTRFLFGGLFKSRSFVNFGLVRSYS
- the LOC126719076 gene encoding ACT domain-containing protein ACR4-like isoform X1, translating into MAYISEVNMSFSNDMDDEYEKLFRRMNPPRVVIDNESCKNATVIRVDSANKHGILLEVVQVLTDLNLIITKAYISSDGGWFMDVFNVTDQEGNKVTDEGILDYILKVSCCTNIELSFSMVLNIVHSQLITCAHLQSLGPESCFTSSMRSVGVKPSMDHTAIELTGCDRPGLLSEVSAVLTHLKCNVVNAEVWTHNTRAASVMHVTDEETGGAITDPERLSRIKKLLCNVLKGSSKSSEAKTVVSHGITHTARRLHQMMFDDRDYERADDDALDENKRPNVNVVNWHDKYYSVVTIQSKDRPKLLFDTVCTLTDMQYVVFHASINAEGPEAYQEYYIRHIDGSPVKSDAERERVIQCLEAAIERRVSEGLKLELCTTDRVGLLSDVTRIFRENSLTVIRAEVTTKAGKALNTFYVRDASGYPVDSKTIDSIRQAIGQTILKVKGSPEELKNGPQESPTRFLFGGLFKSRSFVNFGLVRSYS